The following proteins are co-located in the Pseudomonadota bacterium genome:
- a CDS encoding DNA-binding domain-containing protein, producing MSSLAELQRTFHDCLRARDMEKVEPFVVSTAEITATERLAVYRGNVYVLLHEVLTETFARVQALVGKECFKALAYRFISEHPPQSGCLLEYGREFAGFVAQIPQLEDYPYLSDVARLEWLLNEAYYAEDAPEGVSVNLQAVDAEQIPLLQVQFPPATYFLQSKFPLREIWELASGEREDTVNMGAGGDQVLVIRPEWATQVYWLDPAAYEFLQALYAGNTFERAYVQASKIDSGFDLQGMLVTCLNNRYFLSIKQKKL from the coding sequence ATGTCCTCGCTGGCTGAATTGCAACGAACATTTCACGATTGCTTGCGTGCGCGAGATATGGAGAAAGTTGAACCTTTTGTGGTCAGCACAGCTGAAATTACAGCAACAGAACGGCTGGCTGTTTACCGGGGCAATGTCTACGTGCTGCTGCATGAGGTATTGACTGAGACTTTTGCAAGAGTGCAGGCTCTTGTTGGCAAAGAGTGCTTTAAAGCACTGGCTTACCGCTTTATCTCAGAACATCCGCCTCAAAGTGGTTGTCTTTTGGAGTATGGTCGGGAGTTTGCCGGCTTTGTTGCCCAGATTCCACAGCTTGAAGATTACCCATATTTGTCAGATGTTGCACGGCTTGAGTGGTTGCTGAATGAGGCATACTACGCTGAAGACGCACCCGAGGGTGTATCCGTTAATTTGCAAGCGGTTGATGCCGAGCAGATTCCTTTGTTGCAAGTCCAATTCCCACCTGCCACATACTTTTTGCAATCTAAATTTCCATTGCGCGAGATTTGGGAACTGGCTTCTGGTGAACGGGAAGATACAGTGAATATGGGCGCAGGCGGGGATCAGGTGCTGGTAATCCGCCCAGAATGGGCAACGCAGGTGTATTGGCTGGATCCGGCAGCTTACGAATTTTTGCAAGCTCTGTATGCTGGCAATACCTTCGAGCGGGCATATGTTCAGGCTAGCAAAATCGATTCAGGTTTTGATTTGCAAGGCATGTTGGTGACGTGTCTCAACAACCGTTATTTCCTGAGTATTAAGCAAAAGAAATTATAA